A genomic window from Anticarsia gemmatalis isolate Benzon Research Colony breed Stoneville strain chromosome 6, ilAntGemm2 primary, whole genome shotgun sequence includes:
- the LOC142973618 gene encoding odorant receptor Or1-like has protein sequence MSETRPRRYFALHFMLLRFLGLGWWHQPEEGNTENFPGLYLYYSIVTEVVWVAGFVGLETIDPFVGEKDLDRFMFSLSFVITHNLTLIKLYIFFFKNKEIQDIARTLEIELYEYYQNDVKNRATVKLSKMFTGAFLFFGWMTIGNANVYGTIQDLRWKAIVAKLNDTSLRPVRTLAQPIYIPWDYQKDSSYIPTFVLETVGLLWTGHIVMTIDTFIASVILHMSSQFAILREAITTAYDRTMLQLREGLHHDITSAEAVDSGLSAEENNERIVQSFLTKEEIEAALQTTLTNCFRQHQVLINCVEKFSRTYSYGFMTQLLSSMAAICVVMVQVSQDVSSIKSVKLVTSLAFFFAMIIQLAIQCFTGNELTIQAERISDAVMQCKWERMPVRLRRPLLMMMMRAQRPLRLTAAGFTHMDNACFLAIMKAAYSYYAVLSQKQQEKSM, from the exons ATGTCTGAAACTCGGCCTAGACGTTATTTCGCTTTACATTTCATGCTTCTGAGATTTTTAGGCCTCGGTTGGTGGCATCAACCAGAAGAAGGAAATACTGAAAACTTTCCAGGATTGTACCTTTACTACTCTATAGTAACTGAAGTTGTTTGGGTTGCAGGATTTGTCGGCTTGGAAACGATTGACCCTTTTGTTGGCGAAAAAGATTTGGATCGATTCATGTTCAGTCTTTCTTTTGTCATCACTCACAACCTaacattgataaaattgtatatatttttctttaagaataaGGAGATACAAGACATTGCACGAACGCTCGAGATAGAGCTTTATGAGTATTATCAGAACGATGTAAAGAATAGAGCCACTgttaaattatcaaaaatgttTACCGGAGCATTCTTGTTCTTTGGTTGGATGACTATCGGCAATGCAAATGTTTATGGTACCATACAAGATCTCCGCTGGAAGGCAATTGTAGCCAAATTGAATGATACTTCCCTTCGCCCGGTCCGTACACTCGCGCAACCAATTTATATACCATGGGATTATCAGAAAGATTCATCGTACATACCGACCTTTGTACTAGAAACAGTGGGTTTGCTGTGGACTGGACACATAGTCATGACAATAGACACGTTTATTGCATCTGTAATTCTGCATATGAGTTCACAGTTCGCAATATTACGAGAGGCAATAACAACGGCGTATGATCGTACTATGCTACAACTGCGCGAAGGCTTACATCACGATATTACTAGTGCTGAAGCTGTAGATTCTGGGTTAAGTGCAGAGGAAAACAATGAAAGAATAGTACAATCGTTTCTTACTAAAGAAGAAATTGAAGCCGCGTTACAAACAACTCTAACAAACTGTTTTCGTCAACATcaagttttaataaa ttGCGTGGAGAAATTTTCAAGAACTTATTCTTATGGCTTCATGACTCAACTGCTCTCTAGTATGGCGGCTATTTGCGTGGTAATGGTTCAAGTTTCG CAAGACGTATCGAGTATCAAATCAGTGAAATTGGTAACATCGCTGGCGTTCTTTTTTGCCATGATAATACAACTTGCGATACAATGCTTTACTGGAAACGAACTTACAATACAG GCCGAACGTATATCCGACGCAGTGATGCAATGCAAGTGGGAGCGCATGCCGGTGCGTCTGCGCAGGCCAttgctgatgatgatgatgcgAGCGCAACGGCCACTCCGGCTCACGGCTGCTGGTTTCACGCACATGGACAACGCCTGTTTCCTTGCA aTTATGAAAGCAGCGTATTCCTACTACGCTGTACTTAGCCAGAAACAACAAGAGAAGTCtatgtaa
- the LOC142973621 gene encoding putative sodium-dependent multivitamin transporter isoform X1: protein MTDPVFGVWDWLIMAATMVASMAIGVYFRFSGGKQKTNEEYLLADRNMSILPVAVSLMASFMSAITLLGVTAENYYYGMKFVLINIAYGIATPIASSLYLPVFFGLQKTSTYEYLELRFGPQIRLLASLTYTLQMVLYNGIVLYAPAIVLESVTGLNRLISILVVGIACTIYSTLGGMKAVLFTDLLQSFLMYSAVFSVVVFTSIQVGGFGEIFVIAKEGGRLDFSNISVDPTERHTWWSLIIGGLSTYLSLYAVNHTQVQRLQTVSTLERSQKCLWWSWPVLSLLSVTTCISGLGIYAAYKDCDPLTAHEITAIDQLMPYYVVDAMRHIPGLPGLFVAGIFSASLSTISASCNALAAVTLHDYVSRWWNVPPSYMAWMTKLAACCFGLIFLALAFIAQHLGGVLQAALTIFGAVGGPLLGVFTLGMFTTYANERGVSVGLISGMAVMLWFSFGSPRPAPVKLPVSVEGCGFNVTVPVVPPTNPSDYFYPYRISYMWTSPMGFVWVIVVGSIISLLWRQQQPWERAGQSHPDPALFTPPLAKRLRAKFEEKPSVQMSSACAHDSSECTVL, encoded by the exons ATGACTGACCCAGTGTTCGGAGTATGGGACTGGCTCATCATGGCAGCAACCATGGTTGCCTCCATGGCAATCGGAGTTTATTTCCGATTCAGCGGAGGGAAACAAAAAACTAATGAG GAATATCTCTTGGCAGACAGAAACATGTCCATACTTCCCGTGGCCGTGTCTCTAATGGCATCCTTCATGTCAGCCATAACCCTTCTGGGAGTAACAGCTGAGAATTATTACTACGGCATGAAATTCGTGCTTATTAACATAGCGTACGGAATAGCGACCCCAATCGCTAGTAGTTTGTACTTACCAGTATTCTTTGGACTACAGAAGACCAGTACTTATGAATATTTAGAGTTAAGATTTGGGCCACAAATAAGATTGTTGGCCTCTTTGACTTACACTTTACAAATGGTGCTATATAATGGCATAGTTTTATATGCTCCGGCGATTGTACTGGAATCTGTCACAGGGTTAAATAGACTGATCTCAATATTAGTAGTAGGAATAGCGTGTACTATTTATTCAACACTGGGTGGTATGAAGGCAGTGTTGTTCACGGATCTTCTGCAGTCATTCTTGATGTATAGTGCTGTATTCAGCGTCGTAGTATTCACCTCTATTCAAGTGGGTGGATTTGGAGAAATATTCGTGATTGCCAAAGAAGGGGGACGTTTGGACTTTTCTAA TATCAGTGTTGATCCGACGGAAAGACATACATGGTGGTCGCTCATCATTGGAGGGTTGTCAACCTATCTATCGTTGTATGCAGTTAATCACACGCAg GTTCAAAGGTTGCAAACAGTAAGTACCCTGGAGCGGTCTCAAAAGTGTCTGTGGTGGAGCTGGCCAGTTCTCTCACTCCTCAGCGTGACGACCTGCATCAGCGGACTTGGCATCTACGCTGCCTATAAGGACTGCGATCCATTAACCGCACATGAAATTACTGCT atcGATCAGTTGATGCCGTACTACGTGGTGGACGCAATGAGGCACATTCCTGGACTGCCAGGTCTGTTCGTGGCGGGAATATTCAGCGCCTCACTGTCTACTATATCTGCTTCTTGCAACGCTCTGGCTGCTGTTACTCTTCATGATTACGTTAGCAG GTGGTGGAACGTGCCTCCCTCCTACATGGCTTGGATGACGAAGTTGGCTGCGTGCTGTTTCGGTCTCATCTTCCTGGCGCTGGCGTTCATTGCTCAACATTTGGGAGGTGTACTCCAGGCAGCTCTCACAATATTCGGCGCCGTGGGAGGACCCCTATTGGGTGTCTTCACTCTTGGCATGTTCACTACTTACGCCAATGAAAGG GGTGTTTCAGTCGGGCTAATAAGCGGGATGGCGGTAATGTTATGGTTCAGTTTCGGCTCTCCTCGGCCGGCGCCTGTCAAGCTGCCTGTCAGCGTGGAAGGCTGCGGCTTCAACGTCACTGTGCCTGTTGTTCCTCCCACGAATCCTAGCGACTACTTCTACCCTTACAGGATCTCATACATGTGGACGAGTCCG ATGGGCTTCGTCTGGGTCATAGTGGTCGGGAGTATAATCTCGTTGCTATGGCGTCAGCAGCAACCTTGGGAACGCGCGGGACAGTCTCACCCCGACCCTGCCCTCTTCACTCCGCCCCTAGCAAAGAGGCTACGAGCTAAGTTCGAAGAGAAACCTAGCGTACAG ATGAGTTCAGCGTGTGCGCACGATTCTTCTGAGTGCACTGTTTTATAG
- the LOC142973621 gene encoding putative sodium-dependent multivitamin transporter isoform X2, producing MTDPVFGVWDWLIMAATMVASMAIGVYFRFSGGKQKTNEEYLLADRNMSILPVAVSLMASFMSAITLLGVTAENYYYGMKFVLINIAYGIATPIASSLYLPVFFGLQKTSTYEYLELRFGPQIRLLASLTYTLQMVLYNGIVLYAPAIVLESVTGLNRLISILVVGIACTIYSTLGGMKAVLFTDLLQSFLMYSAVFSVVVFTSIQVGGFGEIFVIAKEGGRLDFSNISVDPTERHTWWSLIIGGLSTYLSLYAVNHTQVQRLQTVSTLERSQKCLWWSWPVLSLLSVTTCISGLGIYAAYKDCDPLTAHEITAIDQLMPYYVVDAMRHIPGLPGLFVAGIFSASLSTISASCNALAAVTLHDYVSRWWNVPPSYMAWMTKLAACCFGLIFLALAFIAQHLGGVLQAALTIFGAVGGPLLGVFTLGMFTTYANERGVSVGLISGMAVMLWFSFGSPRPAPVKLPVSVEGCGFNVTVPVVPPTNPSDYFYPYRISYMWTSPMGFVWVIVVGSIISLLWRQQQPWERAGQSHPDPALFTPPLAKRLRAKFEEKPSVQCKLLKSNGVVQE from the exons ATGACTGACCCAGTGTTCGGAGTATGGGACTGGCTCATCATGGCAGCAACCATGGTTGCCTCCATGGCAATCGGAGTTTATTTCCGATTCAGCGGAGGGAAACAAAAAACTAATGAG GAATATCTCTTGGCAGACAGAAACATGTCCATACTTCCCGTGGCCGTGTCTCTAATGGCATCCTTCATGTCAGCCATAACCCTTCTGGGAGTAACAGCTGAGAATTATTACTACGGCATGAAATTCGTGCTTATTAACATAGCGTACGGAATAGCGACCCCAATCGCTAGTAGTTTGTACTTACCAGTATTCTTTGGACTACAGAAGACCAGTACTTATGAATATTTAGAGTTAAGATTTGGGCCACAAATAAGATTGTTGGCCTCTTTGACTTACACTTTACAAATGGTGCTATATAATGGCATAGTTTTATATGCTCCGGCGATTGTACTGGAATCTGTCACAGGGTTAAATAGACTGATCTCAATATTAGTAGTAGGAATAGCGTGTACTATTTATTCAACACTGGGTGGTATGAAGGCAGTGTTGTTCACGGATCTTCTGCAGTCATTCTTGATGTATAGTGCTGTATTCAGCGTCGTAGTATTCACCTCTATTCAAGTGGGTGGATTTGGAGAAATATTCGTGATTGCCAAAGAAGGGGGACGTTTGGACTTTTCTAA TATCAGTGTTGATCCGACGGAAAGACATACATGGTGGTCGCTCATCATTGGAGGGTTGTCAACCTATCTATCGTTGTATGCAGTTAATCACACGCAg GTTCAAAGGTTGCAAACAGTAAGTACCCTGGAGCGGTCTCAAAAGTGTCTGTGGTGGAGCTGGCCAGTTCTCTCACTCCTCAGCGTGACGACCTGCATCAGCGGACTTGGCATCTACGCTGCCTATAAGGACTGCGATCCATTAACCGCACATGAAATTACTGCT atcGATCAGTTGATGCCGTACTACGTGGTGGACGCAATGAGGCACATTCCTGGACTGCCAGGTCTGTTCGTGGCGGGAATATTCAGCGCCTCACTGTCTACTATATCTGCTTCTTGCAACGCTCTGGCTGCTGTTACTCTTCATGATTACGTTAGCAG GTGGTGGAACGTGCCTCCCTCCTACATGGCTTGGATGACGAAGTTGGCTGCGTGCTGTTTCGGTCTCATCTTCCTGGCGCTGGCGTTCATTGCTCAACATTTGGGAGGTGTACTCCAGGCAGCTCTCACAATATTCGGCGCCGTGGGAGGACCCCTATTGGGTGTCTTCACTCTTGGCATGTTCACTACTTACGCCAATGAAAGG GGTGTTTCAGTCGGGCTAATAAGCGGGATGGCGGTAATGTTATGGTTCAGTTTCGGCTCTCCTCGGCCGGCGCCTGTCAAGCTGCCTGTCAGCGTGGAAGGCTGCGGCTTCAACGTCACTGTGCCTGTTGTTCCTCCCACGAATCCTAGCGACTACTTCTACCCTTACAGGATCTCATACATGTGGACGAGTCCG ATGGGCTTCGTCTGGGTCATAGTGGTCGGGAGTATAATCTCGTTGCTATGGCGTCAGCAGCAACCTTGGGAACGCGCGGGACAGTCTCACCCCGACCCTGCCCTCTTCACTCCGCCCCTAGCAAAGAGGCTACGAGCTAAGTTCGAAGAGAAACCTAGCGTACAG TGTAAACTATTGAAATCAAATGGAGTTGTTCAAGAATAA